The Actinomycetota bacterium genome includes the window GAGACCCGCGTGAAGGGCCCGAGGTTCCAGCCCACGCGAGGCCTGCGGTACGCGCGCTCGGTGCCGCGCATCAAGGAGCTCCGCCGCGCCTACGAGGCCGCCCTCGCCCGGCTGCTATCCGACCAGCCCGAGGATCACTCGGACGCCGGCGGCTCCTCGGACTGACCGCGCTTCGCGGCCGCGCGCTCCTCGCGACGGTGCGCACGGTCGGCCTCGGCCTCGGCGACGCCGTAGACGCACCCGCAGTAGTTCTGGCGATACATCCCCAACTCGCGCGAACGGCGCGTCGCTTCCGGGTACCGGTCGCGGAAGTCACCGCCGAGCCACGTCACGCCCGCCTCGGCGCACGCCGCGCGGCCGGCGCGATCGACGGCCGCCTGGTCCTGATACGGACTGACCGTCAGCGTGCTGGCCACCGCGTCGCAGCCGGCGTCGGCGGCCGCATGCGCGACCATGCCCAGACGCAGGCGGAAGCACGCCTCGCACCGGCGGACACGGTCGGCTTCGATCCCGCGGACCGCCATGCGCCACGCGTCCGGGTCGTACGCGAGCTCCACGGCCGCGAGCCCGCGCTCGCGTACGTACGCCATCAGCGTGTCGCGGCGCCGCTCGTACTCGGCGGCAGGGTGGATGTTCGGGTTGGCGTAGCACACGACGACCTCGTGCTCGGCGGCGATCGCGTCGAACGGCTCGAGCAGGCACGGGCCGCAGCACGCGTGCAGCATCACCTTCACGCGGGCGCTCCGGCCACCGCGGGCCACAGCGTAGCGAGGCCGAACGACACGAAGACGACCCCGGCCACCCGCGCGATGAGCTTGCGCGGCAGCCGCGTGCCGATCGCCGAGCCCACCGCGATCGCGAGCCCGTTGACCGCGAGCATGCCGAGCGTCGACCCGAGCCACACCGCGCCGAACGTCGCGAGCCCCGCTGCCGGGACCGACG containing:
- a CDS encoding epoxyqueuosine reductase QueH, producing the protein MKVMLHACCGPCLLEPFDAIAAEHEVVVCYANPNIHPAAEYERRRDTLMAYVRERGLAAVELAYDPDAWRMAVRGIEADRVRRCEACFRLRLGMVAHAAADAGCDAVASTLTVSPYQDQAAVDRAGRAACAEAGVTWLGGDFRDRYPEATRRSRELGMYRQNYCGCVYGVAEAEADRAHRREERAAAKRGQSEEPPASE